A window from Mangifera indica cultivar Alphonso chromosome 2, CATAS_Mindica_2.1, whole genome shotgun sequence encodes these proteins:
- the LOC123209725 gene encoding histone deacetylase 9 isoform X1, producing MKPHRLCMAHHLVLSYELHKKMEVYRPHKAYPVELAQFHSAEYVEFLHRITPDTQHLFSHELAKYNLGEDCPVFENLFEFCQIYAGGTIDAARRLNNQLCDIAINWAGGLHHAKKCEASGFCYINDLVLGILELLKYHARVLYIDIDVHHGDGVEEAFYFTDRVMTVSFHKFGDMFFPGTGDVKEIGEREGKYYAINVPLKDGIDDTSFTRLFKTIISKVVETYVPGVIVLQCGADSLAGDRLGCFNLSIDGAYIFLVGNGSIDFVVVNFSFVATLFAGHAECVRFVKKFNLPLLVTGGGGYTKENVARCWTVETGVLLDTELPNEIPENEYIKYFAPECSLRIPTGHIENLNSKSYLSTIKMQVLENLRCIQHAPSVQMQEVPPDFYIPDFDEDEQNPDERVDQHTQDKQIQRDDEFYEGDNDNDHMEVG from the exons ATGAAGCCACATCGGCTTTGTATGGCACACCATCTCGTTCTATCATATGAGCTTCACAAGAAGATGGAAGTTTAT cgTCCCCACAAGGCCTACCCTGTGGAGCTTGCACAGTTCCATTCTGCTGAGTATGTTGAATTCTTACACCGGATTACCCCTGACACTCAACATTTGTTCTCACATGAATTAGCTAAAT ATAATCTTGGAGAAGATTGCCCTGTCTTTGAAAACTTGTTcgaattttgtcaaatttatgCTGGTGGGACAATAG ATGCTGCACGTAGATTAAACAATCAGCTCTGTGACATTGCCATAAATTGGGCGGGGGGGTTACACCATGCGAAGAAGTGTGAAGCTTCTGGTTTCTGTTACATTAATGACTTGGTCTTGGGGATCTTGGAGCTTTTGAAATACCATGCCCGTGTGTTGTATATTGATATAGATGTCCATCATGGAGATGGTGTTGAAGAAGCTTTTTATTTCACAGACAG GGTGATGACTGTTAGTTTTCACAAGTTTGGGGATATGTTCTTTCCTGGAACTGGGGATGTTAAG GAAATAGGAGAAAGAGAAGGCAAATATTATGCTATAAATGTCCCACTCAAGGATGGAATTGATGACACTAGCTTCACTCGGCTTTTCAAGACA ATTATCTCCAAGGTTGTTGAGACATATGTACCGGGTGTCATAGTTCTTCAATGTGGGGCAGATTCTCTTGCTGGAGATCGCTTAGGCTGTTTCAATCTCTCCATTGATGGTGCATATAtcttt CTAGTTGGCAATGGTTCAATCGATTTTGTTGTTGTCAACTTTTCCTTTGTGGCAACACTTTTTGCAGGGCATGCTGAATGTGTTCGGTTTGTGAAGAAATTCAATTTGCCCTTGCTG GTTACAGGAGGTGGGGGATacacaaaagaaaatgttgCTCGATGTTGGACTGTTGAAACAGGAGTACTTTTGGATACAGAGCTTCCCAATG AGATCCCAGAGAATGAATACATCAAGTATTTTGCCCCTGAATGTTCATTGAGGATTCCAACAGGGCATATA GAGAATTTGAATAGCAAATCATATCTTAGCACAATAAAAATGCAAGTATTGGAAAATCTTCGGTGCATCCAACATGCTCCAAGTGTTCAAATGCAGGAG GTTCCACCTGACTTCTATATTCCTGATTTTGATGAGGATGAGCAGAACCCTGATGAACGAGTGGATC AGCACACTCAAGACAAGCAAATCCAACGTGATGATGAATTTTATGAAGGAGACAATGATAATGATCACATGGAGGTTGGGTAA
- the LOC123209725 gene encoding histone deacetylase 9 isoform X2: MKPHRLCMAHHLVLSYELHKKMEVYRPHKAYPVELAQFHSAEYVEFLHRITPDTQHLFSHELAKYNLGEDCPVFENLFEFCQIYAGGTIDAARRLNNQLCDIAINWAGGLHHAKKCEASGFCYINDLVLGILELLKYHARVLYIDIDVHHGDGVEEAFYFTDRVMTVSFHKFGDMFFPGTGDVKEIGEREGKYYAINVPLKDGIDDTSFTRLFKTIISKVVETYVPGVIVLQCGADSLAGDRLGCFNLSIDGHAECVRFVKKFNLPLLVTGGGGYTKENVARCWTVETGVLLDTELPNEIPENEYIKYFAPECSLRIPTGHIENLNSKSYLSTIKMQVLENLRCIQHAPSVQMQEVPPDFYIPDFDEDEQNPDERVDQHTQDKQIQRDDEFYEGDNDNDHMEVG; the protein is encoded by the exons ATGAAGCCACATCGGCTTTGTATGGCACACCATCTCGTTCTATCATATGAGCTTCACAAGAAGATGGAAGTTTAT cgTCCCCACAAGGCCTACCCTGTGGAGCTTGCACAGTTCCATTCTGCTGAGTATGTTGAATTCTTACACCGGATTACCCCTGACACTCAACATTTGTTCTCACATGAATTAGCTAAAT ATAATCTTGGAGAAGATTGCCCTGTCTTTGAAAACTTGTTcgaattttgtcaaatttatgCTGGTGGGACAATAG ATGCTGCACGTAGATTAAACAATCAGCTCTGTGACATTGCCATAAATTGGGCGGGGGGGTTACACCATGCGAAGAAGTGTGAAGCTTCTGGTTTCTGTTACATTAATGACTTGGTCTTGGGGATCTTGGAGCTTTTGAAATACCATGCCCGTGTGTTGTATATTGATATAGATGTCCATCATGGAGATGGTGTTGAAGAAGCTTTTTATTTCACAGACAG GGTGATGACTGTTAGTTTTCACAAGTTTGGGGATATGTTCTTTCCTGGAACTGGGGATGTTAAG GAAATAGGAGAAAGAGAAGGCAAATATTATGCTATAAATGTCCCACTCAAGGATGGAATTGATGACACTAGCTTCACTCGGCTTTTCAAGACA ATTATCTCCAAGGTTGTTGAGACATATGTACCGGGTGTCATAGTTCTTCAATGTGGGGCAGATTCTCTTGCTGGAGATCGCTTAGGCTGTTTCAATCTCTCCATTGATG GGCATGCTGAATGTGTTCGGTTTGTGAAGAAATTCAATTTGCCCTTGCTG GTTACAGGAGGTGGGGGATacacaaaagaaaatgttgCTCGATGTTGGACTGTTGAAACAGGAGTACTTTTGGATACAGAGCTTCCCAATG AGATCCCAGAGAATGAATACATCAAGTATTTTGCCCCTGAATGTTCATTGAGGATTCCAACAGGGCATATA GAGAATTTGAATAGCAAATCATATCTTAGCACAATAAAAATGCAAGTATTGGAAAATCTTCGGTGCATCCAACATGCTCCAAGTGTTCAAATGCAGGAG GTTCCACCTGACTTCTATATTCCTGATTTTGATGAGGATGAGCAGAACCCTGATGAACGAGTGGATC AGCACACTCAAGACAAGCAAATCCAACGTGATGATGAATTTTATGAAGGAGACAATGATAATGATCACATGGAGGTTGGGTAA
- the LOC123204435 gene encoding uncharacterized protein LOC123204435 has translation MISSEAFVAFIPYYSHSHHTSEFLRFLVYEFAILSVYRHRFSLFFCQRNAAPIFSSKLIKFLNPLLFPYLGLQQKRQWLLQPPNPSLFCLGAWVTAVEVLLQRVCLEILSKKGALILTSTLTLLARLVTMSLLLLKGDLADPRMRAAAKRRGIEITSISRPIKPSDFKDFDLILAMDKQNREDILSAFNRWKFKEPLP, from the exons ATGATTAGTAGTGAGGCTTTCGTCGCTTTCATTCCATATTACTCCCACTCCCACCACACTTCAGAGTTTCTGCGTTTTCTAGTTTACGAATTTGCCATCCTTTCTGTTTATCGTCATCGTTTCTCACTCTTCTTCTGCCAACGCAACGCTGCACCGATATTTTCATCAAAGTTGATCAAATTCTTAAACCCACTACTGTTTCCTTATCTGGGTCTTCAACAAAAGCGTCAATGGCTTCTTCAGCCACCAAACCCTTCTCTGTTTTGTTTGGGTGCTTGGGTAACAGCTGTAGAAGTCCTGCTGCAGAGGGTGTGTTTAGAGATATTGTCAAAAAAAGGGGCCTTGATTCTAACTTCAACATTGACTCTGCTGGCACGATTGGTTACCATGAG TTTACTCTTATTGAAGGGTGATTTGGCTGACCCAAGAATGAGAGCGGCTGCAAAACGGCGTGGGATTGAGATAACATCCATTTCAAGACCAATCAAGCCTTCTGATTTCAAAGATTTTGATCTGATTCTTGCAATGGACAAGCAAAACAGAG AGGATATATTGAGTGCTTTTAATAGGTGGAAATTTAAGGAACCACTCCCGTAG
- the LOC123201891 gene encoding serine/threonine-protein kinase D6PKL1-like: protein MDTFSSTCEIVESTEGLDINSSIDEKVKKNCLPKSGNKYSIEDDINRLFEAIDVRTSARGLEALRKSALKRPIRVGSSQTSGIGISEPVSLKQALRGLCISQAAEMAAVKRLSKPSGSSRPSEAGTIKRLYRAVVVEANESGLTLNEGKGNLVEISLVPEKITSNFSEKMPEAPKSESSNQATHPSTALDMPMTSKAVMNKVPSVDPVVPFVTKNEKEISRPELQTQTSTGSSCITVASKEVQEVENVASAPLEVPVNTAVPDKELKGKLNPGSFLSSSSAGNIVNKCVSNSPRLIKPVFRNKSFIKKKGKQDSASASSSSNLCDGSANNDLSPSTSCMDSHAHNSTVDNERKENVKDSLVSSSTNMSIEVISNVTDTSTSKPVSSLNSGNRTKAVVTKADETSRSREKGEFSQSSKSSIGEYSSSTSISEDSTLSGSSRGGSRPHMSKDLRWEAIRHAQKQHGCLGLRHFKLIKKLGCGDIGTVYLAELTSTSCLFALKVMDNDFLMGRKKMPRAQTEREIMEMLDHPFLPTLFSHFTTEKFSCLVMEYCPGGDLHVLRQKQPSRCFSEQSARFYVAEVLLALEYLHMLGVVYRDLKPENILVREDGHIMLSDFDLSLRCTVNPMLLKSSSPVAEPTKKASSPCTESSCIDPFCLHPSWQVSCFTPRLLSVAAAKSRKIKSDLAAQVSPLPQLVVEPTSARSNSFVGTHEYLAPEIIKGEGHGSAVDWWTFGIFLYELLYGRTPFKGSANDETLSNVVSQSLRFPGYPVVSFHARDLIRGLLVKEPDNRLGSVKGAAEIKQHPFFEGLNWALIRCATPPELPKSCDTAIASQAMASQKKENIKCEELQVAGENVEFDMF from the exons ATGGATACATTCTCCAGTACCTGTGAAATTGTTGAGTCAACTGAAGGATTAGATATTAATTCGAGTATAGAtgagaaagtaaaaaaaaattgtctgcCAAAATCAGGAAATAAGTATTCTATAGAGGATGATATTAATCGTCTTTTTGAGGCCATCGATGTTAGGACTTCAGCTAGGGGTCTGGAAGCTTTAAGGAAGAGTGCTTTGAAAAGACCAATTAGAGTTGGTTCATCTCAAACATCAGGAATTGGAATTTCAGAGCCTGTGAGTTTGAAGCAGGCTCTTAGAGGCTTATGCATTTCTCAGGCTGCAGAGATGGCTGCTGTGAAACGATTGTCAAAACCATCAGGTTCTTCGAGGCCCTCAGAAGCTGGAACTATCAAGCGTTTGTACAGGGCTGTGGTAGTCGAGGCCAATGAATCTGGCCTAACTCTGAATGAAGGTAAAGGAAATTTAGTTGAAATCTCTCTTGTACCCgaaaaaatcacatcaaattTTTCTGAGAAGATGCCTGAAGCACCCAAATCAGAGTCTTCTAACCAAGCTACTCACCCATCTACCGCCTTGGATATGCCAATGACATCAAAGGCAGTGATGAACAAAGTACCATCAGTGGATCCAGTTGTTCCTTTTGTAACTAAGAATGAGAAGGAAATATCAAGGCCAGAGCTTCAAACACAAACTTCTACAGGTTCTTCATGCATCACTGTTGCCAGCAAGGAAGTGCAGGAGGTGGAAAATGTAGCTTCTGCGCCACTTGAGGTTCCAGTCAACACTGCTGTGCCAGATAAGGAGCTAAAAGGCAAATTGAATCCTGGATCTTTTCTATCTAGTTCCAGCGCTGGTAATATTGTGAACAAATGTGTTAGCAATAGTCCACGTCTAATCAAACCAGTCTTCCGGAACAAGAgctttataaagaaaaaaggaaagcaGGATTCAGCTTCTGCATCCAGCAGTTCAAATCTATGTGATGGAAGTGCTAACAATGATCTAAGTCCTAGTACAAGTTGTATGGACAGCCATGCACATAACTCTACTGTGGACaatgaaaggaaagaaaatgtgaaagatTCTCTGGTTTCTAGCAGTACTAATATGAGCATTGAAGTAATCTCAAATGTAACAGATACAAGTACAAGCAAACCGGTATCCAGTTTGAATAGTGGTAACAGAACTAAAGCTGTAGTGACAAAAGCAGATGAAACATCAAGGTCAAGAGAAAAGGGTGAATTCTCCCAAAGCTCAAAAAGTAGCATTGGTGAGTACAGTAGTAGCACAAGCATTAGCGAGGATAGCACTCTTAGTGGATCTAGTCGTGGTGGCAGTAGGCCTCACATGTCAAAAGACTTGAGGTGGGAAGCCATTCGCCATGCTCAGAAGCAGCATGGATGCTTGGGTTTAAGGCACTTTAAGCTTATCAAGAAGCTTGGGTGTGGTGACATTGGGACTGTTTATCTTGCTGAGCTAACTAGTACGAGCTGCTTATTTGCATTAAAAGTGATGGACAATGACTTTTTGATGGGCCGGAAGAAAATGCCTAGGGCCCAAACTGAAAGAGAGATAATGGAAATGTTGGATCATCCATTCCTTCCTACACTCTTTTCTCATTTCACAACAGAGAAATTCTCATGCTTGGTTATGGAGTATTGTCCAGGTGGAGATTTGCATGTTTTACGGCAAAAGCAGCCCAGCCGATGCTTCTCTGAACAATCAGCCAG GTTTTATGTTGCTGAAGTGCTTCTTGCATTGGAGTACCTTCACATGCTTGGAGTTGTGTATCGAGATTTAAAACCAGAAAATATCCTGGTTAGAGAAGATGGGCACATCATGCTCTCGGACTTTGATTTGTCTCTCAGATGTACTGTTAATCCTATGTTGCTTAAATCATCTTCTCCTGTTGCGGAACCCACAAAAAAGGCATCAAGTCCATGCACTGAATCTAGCTGCATCGACCCTTTTTGCCTCCATCCATCCTGGCAAGTCTCATGCTTCACTCCTAGACTTCTGTCTGTTGCTGCTGCAAAATCTCGTAAGATAAAATCAGATTTAGCTGCTCAGGTTAGTCCACTTCCACAGCTTGTAGTGGAACCAACCAGTGCCCGATCAAACTCCTTTGTTGGAACACATGAATACTTGGCTCCAGAAATCATCAAGGGGGAGGGTCATGGGAGTGCTGTTGACTGGTGGACATTTGGAATATTTCTATATGAGCTATTATATGGAAGGACCCCTTTCAAGGGATCAGCAAATGATGAGACACTATCAAATGTGGTATCACAGAGCCTTAGGTTCCCTGGTTACCCGGTTGTTAGCTTTCATGCAAGGGACTTGATTAGAGGGCTACTAGTAAAGGAACCTGATAACCGACTAGGATCTGTGAAAGGTGCTGcagaaataaaacaacatccTTTTTTTGAAGGCCTTAATTGGGCTCTCATACGGTGTGCAACACCCCCTGAGCTGCCTAAGTCATGTGATACTGCTATTGCATCGCAGGCCATGGCTTcacagaaaaaggaaaatatcaaGTGTGAGGAGTTGCAGGTTGCAGGAGAGAATGTGGAGTTTGACATGTTTTAG
- the LOC123208654 gene encoding serine/threonine-protein kinase RHS3-like, with translation MEPWPDDLADDLQSVSFNSTNTTATTINRSTSSGSYDATALTPVPATHISFSSKSKSNHSLSLSLSDIRFSLLLGYGDIGSVYLAELKKNNDGTTISTNNNNGLLAAKVMDKKELTSRSKEGRAKTERGILEQLDHPFLPTLYACIDSQKWLCLLTEFCPGGDLHVLRQRQPNKRFEETAVSLRHDRPFMVSMANAGPNTNGSQFFITTEATPWLDNKHTVFGSTYNGHGCYTGKICALALVYLLLEIDLPGGSNACFTD, from the exons ATGGAGCCATGGCCCGACGACTTAGCCGATGATCTCCAAAGCGTTAGCTTCAACTCTACTAACACAACCGCTACTACAATCAACCGCAGCACCAGCTCCGGCTCCTACGACGCCACAGCACTGACGCCAGTTCCCGCCACTCACATCTCCTTCTCTTCAAAATCCAAATCCAACcactccctctccctctccctctccgaCATCCGGTTTTCTCTCCTTCTTGGCTACGGAGACATCGGCTCCGTCTACTTAGCGGAGCTGAAGAAGAACAATGATGGTACCACTATCAGTACCAATAACAACAACGGCCTCTTGGCCGCTAAAGTGATGGACAAGAAAGAACTTACTTCTAGAAGCAAAGAAGGACGAGCTAAGACTGAGAGGGGAATACTTGAACAGTTGGACCATCCTTTCTTGCCAACGCTTTATGCTTGTATAGACTCGCAGAAATGGCTCTGTTTGTTAACGGAGTTTTGCCCCGGTGGTGACCTCCACGTGCTCCGACAACGCCAGCCTAACAAACGCTTCGAAGAAACTGCCGTAAG CTTACGACATGACAGACCTTTCATGGTTTCAATGGCAAATGCGGGGCCAAATACAAATGGCTCTCAGTTCTTCATCACCACAGAGGCTACACCTTGGCTGGACAATAAGCACACTGTTTTTGGTAGTACTTATAATGGGCATGGATGTTATACAGGTAAAATTTGTGCACTTGCCCTAGTGTATCTTCTCTTAGAGATAGACTTGCCCGGCGGTTCTAATGCATGTTTCACTGATTGA
- the LOC123209730 gene encoding histidine-containing phosphotransfer protein 2-like, with the protein MVGPTFEQQLRNLLRSMHDQGILDHHFENVRRLQAHGNPHFLTEVITMFVNDADGSMGEITRLINQPELDYETLGQYLHQLRGSSASIGGCRMANACREFRQAVDARDKERCINGFHGIRHEYRDLRACFDSILQIQRSIIEYENRRRQP; encoded by the exons atggTGGGACCTACCTTTGAACAACAGCTCAGAAACCTCCTTCGCTCCATGCATGACCAG GGTATTCTGGATCATCATTTTGAGAATGTCAGGAGATTGCAGGCTCACGGGAATCCGCATTTTCTCACCGAAGTGATCACTATGTTCGTCAATGATGCTGATGGTTCCATGGGAGAAATAACCAGACTCAT CAATCAACCTGAACTGGACTACGAAACTTTAGGTCAGTATCTCCATCAGCTGAGGGGGAGTAGCGCGAG CATTGGCGGTTGCCGGATGGCTAATGCTTGTCGTGAATTTCGCCAAGCTGTTGATGCCAGGGACAAGGAAAG GTGCATAAACGGTTTTCATGGGATTAGACATGAGTATCGGGATCTTCGCGCTTGCTTTGATAGTATTTTGCAG ATACAGAGATCAATCATAGAATATGAGAATCGAAGGCGTCAACCATAG